AGGGACTGACCGGCAGTGTTTTCTTCATCTCCTCGCTGGTGGTCGGGTTCTACTCCACCTTCTTTTTCTTCTTTTTCGTCGCCGAACTGCTCGATACCTGGATCTGGCGCTGGGTGGCTTTCTTGCTCGTGTTCGCCATAATGGTCGTGGTCACCGCCGTGTTGGCCCTCTTGGGTTTCCTGAAAGTCCGGCGCATCCGGGGACCGCGGCAGACCATTGCGTCGGTCAAAGAGACGCGCACCGCACTTACCCCGGGCCATGACAAAACCCCTGTGACACCAAAACCCGTGACATCTGATCGCGCGACGCCGGTTGACCCCTCGGGTTGGTAGATGGCGGCACCAGATCCGTCGATGACCCGCATCGCCGGGCCATGGCGTCATCTGGACGTGCACGCCAACGGCATCCGATTCCACGTCGTCGAGGCTGTGCCGTCCGGCCAGCCGGAGGGCCCGGATGCGGCTACGCCCCCCATGCAGCCGGCCCTGGCGAGGCCGCTGGTCATACTGCTCCATGGTTTCGGCTCGTTCTGGTGGTCCTGGCGTCATCAGTTGTGCGGCCTGACCGGGGCGCGGGTGGTCGCGGTCGATCTGCGCGGCTACGGCGGCAGCGACAAACCGCCCCGCGGGTACGACGGCTGGACGCTGGCCGGCGATACGGCCGGTCTCATCCGTGCGCTCGGGCA
Above is a window of Mycobacterium tuberculosis H37Rv DNA encoding:
- a CDS encoding transmembrane protein, with the protein product MSKIDRKNGVPSTLTTIPLADPHAGPAEPSIGDLIKDATTQMSTLVRAEVELARAEITRDVKKGLTGSVFFISSLVVGFYSTFFFFFFVAELLDTWIWRWVAFLLVFAIMVVVTAVLALLGFLKVRRIRGPRQTIASVKETRTALTPGHDKTPVTPKPVTSDRATPVDPSGW